The following proteins are encoded in a genomic region of Streptomyces sp. NBC_01723:
- a CDS encoding AlkA N-terminal domain-containing protein, which yields MQTGMHTDTERCVRAVRSKDARFDGWFFTAVLTTRIYCRPSCPVVPPKPQNMTFYPSAAACQQAGFRACKRCRPDTSPGSPEWNQRADLTARTMRLIADGVVDREGVPGLAARLGYSTRQVERQLLAELGAGPLALARAQRAQTARVLIETTPLPMADVAFAAGFASVRTFNDTVREVFALSPSELRTRAPRHRVAGTTPGTLSLRLPFRTPLNPDNLFGHLAATAVPGVEEWRDGAYRRTLRLPYGHGIAALTPGPDHIGCRLTLSDPRDLTVAISRCRRLLDLDADPTAIDGQLRADPLLAPLVDKAPGRRVPRTVDEAEFAVRAVLGQQVSTAAARTHAARLVTAHGDPVDDPEGGLTHLFPSTAALAAVDPQTLAMPGARRTTFTTLVAHLADGSVNLGVECDWSETRARLLALPGFGPWTADVIAMRALGDPDAFLPTDLGIRRAAGELGLPSTPAALTARAAAWRPWRAYAVQYLWATDSHPINFLPV from the coding sequence ATGCAGACGGGAATGCACACCGACACCGAGCGCTGCGTGCGCGCCGTCCGGTCCAAGGACGCGCGGTTCGACGGCTGGTTCTTCACGGCCGTCCTGACCACCCGCATCTACTGCCGGCCCAGCTGCCCGGTGGTGCCGCCCAAGCCCCAGAACATGACCTTCTACCCGAGCGCGGCGGCCTGCCAGCAGGCAGGGTTCCGGGCGTGCAAACGCTGCCGCCCGGACACCAGCCCCGGCTCCCCGGAGTGGAACCAGCGGGCCGACCTCACCGCCCGCACCATGCGCCTGATCGCCGACGGCGTCGTGGACCGCGAGGGCGTGCCCGGCCTCGCCGCGCGCCTCGGCTACAGCACCCGGCAGGTCGAACGCCAGCTCCTCGCCGAACTGGGTGCCGGACCCCTCGCGCTCGCCCGCGCGCAGCGCGCCCAGACGGCCCGGGTGCTGATCGAGACCACCCCGCTGCCCATGGCGGACGTCGCCTTCGCGGCCGGCTTCGCGTCCGTGCGCACCTTCAACGACACCGTCCGCGAGGTCTTTGCGCTCTCCCCGAGCGAACTGCGCACCCGCGCCCCGAGGCACCGCGTCGCCGGCACCACCCCCGGCACCCTCTCCCTCCGCCTCCCCTTCCGCACCCCCCTCAACCCCGACAACCTCTTCGGCCACCTCGCCGCCACCGCCGTACCCGGGGTGGAGGAGTGGCGGGACGGCGCCTACCGCCGCACCCTGCGCCTCCCGTACGGTCACGGCATCGCGGCCCTCACCCCCGGCCCCGACCACATCGGCTGCCGCCTCACCCTCAGCGACCCGCGCGACCTGACCGTCGCCATCAGCCGCTGCCGCCGGCTGCTCGACCTGGACGCGGACCCGACGGCGATCGACGGCCAACTGCGCGCCGACCCGCTGCTCGCGCCGCTCGTCGACAAGGCGCCCGGACGGCGCGTGCCGCGCACGGTGGACGAGGCGGAGTTCGCGGTCCGGGCGGTACTCGGCCAGCAGGTCTCCACCGCAGCCGCCCGCACCCACGCCGCCCGCCTGGTCACGGCGCACGGCGACCCGGTCGACGACCCGGAGGGCGGCCTGACCCATCTCTTCCCGTCCACGGCCGCACTGGCGGCGGTGGACCCGCAGACCCTGGCGATGCCGGGCGCCCGGCGCACGACCTTCACCACCCTGGTCGCCCACCTGGCCGACGGCTCGGTCAACCTGGGCGTCGAGTGCGACTGGTCCGAGACCCGCGCCCGGCTCCTGGCGCTGCCCGGCTTCGGCCCCTGGACCGCCGACGTCATCGCCATGCGCGCCCTCGGCGACCCCGACGCCTTCCTCCCCACCGACCTCGGCATCCGCCGCGCCGCGGGGGAACTGGGCCTGCCCTCCACCCCGGCCGCGCTCACCGCCCGCGCGGCGGCCTGGCGGCCCTGGAGGGCGTACGCCGTCCAGTACCTGTGGGCGACCGACAGCCACCCGATCAACTTCCTGCCCGTGTAA
- a CDS encoding methylated-DNA--[protein]-cysteine S-methyltransferase, which produces MKQHTVIDSPYGALTLVAEDGVLCGLYMTDQRHRPPEETFGTPDDAPFAQAEEELTAYFDGRLTDFTLDLRLNGTPFQRTVWEQLRGIPYGETRTYGELADALGNPAASRAVGLANGRNPIGIIVPCHRVIGASGGLTGYGGGLERKRRLLDFERGTAGPAPLF; this is translated from the coding sequence ATGAAGCAGCACACCGTGATCGACAGCCCGTACGGCGCCCTCACCCTCGTCGCCGAGGACGGCGTCCTGTGCGGCCTCTACATGACCGACCAGCGCCACCGCCCGCCGGAGGAGACCTTCGGAACGCCCGACGACGCACCGTTCGCGCAGGCGGAGGAGGAACTGACCGCGTACTTCGACGGCAGACTGACCGACTTCACCCTCGACCTGCGCCTGAACGGAACCCCGTTCCAGCGCACGGTCTGGGAACAGCTCCGCGGCATCCCGTACGGCGAGACCCGCACCTACGGCGAACTCGCCGACGCCCTCGGCAACCCGGCCGCCTCCCGGGCCGTGGGCCTTGCCAACGGCCGCAACCCCATCGGCATCATCGTCCCCTGCCACCGCGTCATCGGCGCGAGCGGCGGCCTCACCGGCTACGGCGGCGGCCTGGAACGCAAGCGTCGACTACTGGACTTCGAACGGGGCACGGCGGGACCGGCGCCGTTGTTCTAG
- a CDS encoding SIR2 family NAD-dependent protein deacylase, translating into MTSKPLVAILSGAGVSTDSGIPDYRGPNGLWRRDPEAEKLVTYEYYMGDPEIRRRSWLMRRANRTLGAEPNAAHRAVAELERSGVPVRVITQNVDGLHQLAGLSARKVLELHGTALSYVCTGCRVRGPMTDALARVDAGEDDPPCLECGGILKSATVMFGERLDPVVMGEALAISKACQVFVAVGTSLQVQPAAGLAGVAADHGARLIIVNAEPTPYDDMADEVVREPIGTALPELLRGLG; encoded by the coding sequence ATGACCAGCAAGCCGCTCGTCGCCATCCTCAGCGGGGCCGGCGTCTCGACCGACTCCGGCATCCCGGACTACCGCGGCCCCAACGGGCTGTGGCGGCGCGACCCGGAGGCCGAGAAGCTCGTCACGTACGAGTACTACATGGGCGATCCGGAGATCCGCCGCCGCTCCTGGCTGATGCGGCGGGCGAACCGGACGCTGGGGGCCGAGCCGAACGCGGCGCACCGGGCGGTGGCCGAGCTGGAGCGTTCGGGGGTCCCGGTCCGCGTGATCACGCAGAACGTGGACGGCCTGCACCAGCTCGCCGGGCTCTCCGCCCGCAAGGTCCTCGAACTGCACGGCACCGCGCTGAGCTACGTGTGCACCGGCTGCCGGGTCCGCGGACCGATGACCGACGCGCTCGCCCGGGTCGACGCCGGTGAGGACGACCCGCCGTGCCTGGAGTGCGGCGGGATCCTGAAGTCGGCGACCGTGATGTTCGGCGAGCGCCTCGACCCGGTGGTGATGGGTGAGGCGCTCGCCATCAGCAAGGCCTGCCAGGTGTTCGTCGCCGTCGGCACCAGCCTCCAGGTGCAGCCCGCCGCCGGGCTGGCCGGCGTGGCCGCCGACCACGGCGCCCGGCTGATCATCGTCAACGCGGAACCGACGCCGTACGACGACATGGCCGACGAGGTGGTCCGGGAACCGATCGGCACGGCCCTGCCCGAGCTGCTGCGCGGGCTGGGCTGA
- a CDS encoding NUDIX domain-containing protein: MTTADYATYIAGLPRVLAGAAALFRDAEGRVLLVEPNYREGWALPGGTIESDDGETPRQGAWRETLEEIGLDVRLGRLLAVDWVGGTGRPPIVAYLYDGGVLSEDDLKAIRLQEEELLSWRMVPRGELGAHLLGTLHGRVLAALDVLTDGTGPAELENGARVGR, encoded by the coding sequence ATGACCACTGCTGACTACGCCACCTACATCGCCGGTCTCCCCCGTGTCCTCGCCGGTGCCGCCGCGCTCTTCCGGGACGCCGAGGGGCGGGTGCTGCTCGTCGAGCCGAACTACCGCGAGGGATGGGCGCTGCCCGGCGGGACCATCGAGTCCGACGACGGGGAGACCCCGCGGCAGGGCGCCTGGCGGGAGACCCTGGAGGAGATCGGTCTCGACGTCCGCCTGGGCCGGCTGCTCGCGGTGGACTGGGTGGGCGGGACGGGCCGCCCGCCGATCGTGGCGTACCTGTACGACGGCGGGGTGCTCTCCGAGGACGACCTGAAGGCGATCAGGCTCCAGGAGGAGGAACTGCTGTCGTGGCGGATGGTGCCGCGCGGCGAGCTGGGCGCCCACCTGCTCGGGACACTGCACGGCCGGGTCCTGGCCGCGCTGGACGTACTGACGGACGGGACGGGCCCGGCGGAGCTGGAGAACGGCGCCCGGGTCGGCCGATAA
- a CDS encoding glycerate kinase, protein MDGARRVLVAADKFKGSLTAVEVAERVTAGLRRVVPDVRVEALPVADGGDGTVAAAVAAGFERREVRVAGPLGDEVTAAFALREDTAVVEMAEASGLQRLPEGVLAPLTASTYGSGELLRAALDAGARTIVFGVGGSATTDGGAGMLAALGARFLDADGEPVAPGGGGLAALASADLSGLDPRLSDVELVLASDVDNPLTGPKGAPAVYGPQKGASPEDVAALDAALAHFAEVLAQAEGVGARAAEYAASPGAGAAGGIGYGALLLGARFRPGIEVMLDVLGFAPALERADLVITGEGSLDEQTLHGKAPAGVAAAARAAGKEVVAVCGRLALPADALGRAGIRRAYPLTAVEPDVEKCIAEAGPILERVAEGIARDFLS, encoded by the coding sequence GTGGACGGGGCCCGTCGGGTCCTCGTCGCCGCGGACAAGTTCAAGGGGTCGCTGACGGCCGTGGAGGTCGCCGAGCGGGTGACGGCCGGGCTGCGCCGTGTCGTGCCGGACGTCCGGGTCGAGGCGCTGCCCGTGGCCGACGGTGGCGACGGCACCGTGGCCGCGGCGGTCGCGGCCGGGTTCGAGCGCCGTGAGGTGCGGGTCGCCGGGCCCCTCGGTGACGAGGTGACGGCGGCGTTCGCGCTGCGCGAGGACACCGCGGTCGTGGAGATGGCCGAGGCCAGTGGCTTGCAGCGGCTGCCCGAGGGCGTCCTCGCGCCGCTGACCGCCTCGACGTACGGCTCGGGCGAGCTGCTGCGGGCCGCACTGGACGCGGGGGCCCGGACGATCGTGTTCGGGGTCGGCGGCAGTGCCACCACGGACGGCGGTGCCGGGATGCTCGCCGCGCTGGGCGCGCGGTTCCTGGACGCGGACGGCGAGCCGGTCGCGCCGGGCGGGGGCGGTCTCGCCGCGCTGGCCTCGGCCGACCTGTCGGGCCTCGACCCGCGCCTCTCTGACGTCGAGCTGGTGCTCGCGAGCGACGTCGACAATCCGCTGACCGGCCCGAAGGGTGCCCCGGCGGTCTACGGCCCGCAGAAGGGCGCCTCGCCGGAGGACGTGGCGGCCCTGGACGCCGCCCTCGCGCACTTCGCGGAGGTGCTGGCTCAGGCGGAGGGCGTGGGCGCGCGGGCCGCCGAGTACGCGGCGTCGCCGGGGGCCGGTGCGGCGGGCGGCATCGGATACGGTGCGCTGCTGCTGGGGGCGCGGTTCCGGCCCGGCATCGAGGTGATGCTGGACGTGCTGGGCTTCGCGCCGGCGCTGGAGCGGGCCGACCTCGTGATCACGGGCGAGGGCTCGCTGGACGAGCAGACCCTGCACGGCAAGGCCCCGGCGGGCGTCGCGGCGGCGGCGCGGGCCGCGGGCAAGGAGGTCGTCGCGGTGTGCGGGCGGCTGGCGCTGCCGGCGGATGCGCTGGGGCGGGCCGGAATTCGCCGGGCGTACCCGCTGACGGCCGTGGAGCCGGACGTGGAGAAGTGCATCGCCGAGGCGGGGCCGATCCTGGAGCGGGTCGCCGAGGGCATCGCCAGGGACTTCCTGAGCTGA
- the pssA gene encoding CDP-diacylglycerol--serine O-phosphatidyltransferase yields the protein MPEADEMDEEEEMPLSLRLSIADTLTLGNATCGFMAVYFTTTGILIPHLMGSDESGMARHSAATAVILMLCAAIFDLCDGLVARKLRSSPMGAELDNLSDLISFGLAPAYFVLVYGMVADDAYQRVAAVGAIVVLLAVVLRLARFSCVTVKDGTFQGMPSPFGALTVVSIVLLELPFVATLLAIIGTAWLMVSRVEYPKPRGRLAVAMLSWIVLSMGLLAAWAFDAPSGQLLLQTGCALQLVMGAVIPLFATARRVNNFRDNRREARAAQP from the coding sequence GTGCCCGAGGCCGACGAGATGGACGAAGAGGAGGAGATGCCTCTCTCGCTCCGTCTGTCGATAGCGGACACCCTCACCCTCGGCAACGCCACGTGCGGGTTCATGGCGGTGTACTTCACCACCACCGGGATCCTCATCCCGCACCTCATGGGCAGCGACGAGTCGGGCATGGCCCGGCACAGCGCGGCCACCGCGGTCATCCTGATGCTGTGCGCGGCGATCTTCGACCTGTGCGACGGCCTCGTGGCCCGCAAGCTGCGGTCGTCGCCCATGGGCGCGGAGCTGGACAACCTCTCCGACCTGATCAGCTTCGGGCTGGCGCCGGCGTACTTCGTCCTCGTCTACGGCATGGTCGCGGACGACGCCTACCAGCGAGTGGCGGCGGTGGGGGCGATCGTGGTGCTGCTGGCGGTGGTGCTGCGGCTTGCGCGGTTCTCCTGCGTCACCGTCAAGGACGGCACCTTCCAGGGCATGCCGTCCCCGTTCGGGGCGCTGACGGTCGTGTCGATCGTCCTGCTGGAGCTGCCGTTCGTGGCGACGCTGCTGGCGATCATCGGCACGGCGTGGCTGATGGTGAGCCGGGTCGAGTACCCGAAGCCGCGGGGACGCCTCGCGGTGGCCATGCTCTCGTGGATCGTGCTCTCCATGGGTCTGCTGGCCGCGTGGGCCTTCGACGCGCCGAGCGGGCAGCTGCTGCTCCAGACGGGGTGCGCGTTGCAGCTGGTGATGGGGGCGGTGATCCCGCTGTTCGCGACGGCTCGGCGGGTGAACAACTTCCGTGACAACCGGCGGGAGGCGCGGGCGGCTCAGCCGTAG
- a CDS encoding phosphatidylserine decarboxylase codes for MPHSQTSAPRDSLAGVRLARGASPWLLPTVATAAVSLLRARRSGAAKAVAVPATALAAGMLWFFRDPEREITQGRVISPADGVVQSIMPWKDGRTRVAIFMSPLNVHVNRAPLSGTVTSVEHVPGGFVPAFNKESENNERVVWHFDTELGDIEMIQIAGAVARRIVPYVPQGTKVEQGDRVGLIRFGSRVDLYLPEGVEVDVEVGQKTVAGVTRIDRD; via the coding sequence ATGCCCCACAGCCAAACCTCTGCACCTCGCGACAGCCTCGCCGGCGTACGCCTCGCGCGCGGAGCATCGCCGTGGCTTCTGCCGACCGTCGCCACCGCAGCCGTCAGCCTCCTGCGCGCCCGCCGTTCCGGCGCGGCCAAGGCCGTCGCCGTCCCCGCCACCGCGCTCGCGGCCGGGATGCTGTGGTTCTTCCGCGACCCCGAGCGCGAGATCACCCAGGGCCGGGTCATCTCGCCCGCCGACGGTGTGGTGCAGAGCATCATGCCGTGGAAGGACGGCCGTACCCGCGTCGCGATCTTCATGAGCCCGCTCAACGTCCACGTCAACCGCGCCCCGCTGTCGGGCACGGTCACGTCGGTCGAGCACGTGCCGGGCGGCTTCGTTCCCGCTTTCAACAAGGAGAGCGAGAACAACGAGCGCGTCGTGTGGCACTTCGACACCGAGCTGGGCGACATCGAGATGATCCAGATCGCCGGCGCGGTGGCCCGCCGCATCGTCCCCTACGTGCCGCAGGGCACCAAGGTCGAGCAGGGCGACCGGGTCGGTCTGATCCGCTTCGGCTCGCGCGTCGACCTGTACCTGCCCGAGGGTGTGGAGGTCGATGTCGAAGTGGGTCAGAAGACGGTGGCTGGGGTGACTCGAATTGACCGTGATTGA
- a CDS encoding acyl-CoA dehydrogenase family protein, which yields MSRLAQTHGLTDVQTEILSTVRDFVDKEIIPVATELEHRDEYPQDIVDGLKELGLFGLMIPEEYGGLGESLLTYALCVEEIARGWMSVSGIINTHFIVAYMLKQHGTQEQKDHFLPRMAAGDIRGAFSMSEPALGSDVSAISSKAVRDGEEYVLNGQKMWLTNGGTSSLVAVLVKSDEGHPEGTAAHKSMTTFLVEKEPGFGEVRPGLTIPGKIDKMGYKGVDTTELIMDGLRIPADRVLGGVTGRGFYQMMDGVEVGRVNVAARGCGVAQRAFELGVRYAQQRHTFGKQIAQHQAIQFKLAEMATKVEAAHAMMVNAARKKDSGERNDLEAGMAKYLASEYCKEVVEDAFRIHGGYGFSKEYEIERLYREAPMLLIGEGTAEIQKMIIGRRLLEEYRFQG from the coding sequence ATGAGCCGCCTCGCCCAGACCCACGGCCTGACGGACGTCCAGACGGAGATCCTCTCCACCGTCCGGGACTTCGTGGACAAGGAGATCATCCCGGTCGCGACGGAGCTGGAGCACCGGGACGAGTACCCGCAGGACATCGTCGACGGGCTCAAGGAACTCGGCCTGTTCGGGCTGATGATTCCGGAGGAGTACGGGGGCCTGGGCGAGTCACTCCTCACCTACGCGCTGTGCGTGGAGGAGATCGCCCGGGGCTGGATGTCGGTGTCCGGCATCATCAACACGCACTTCATCGTGGCGTACATGCTCAAGCAGCACGGCACCCAGGAGCAGAAGGACCACTTCCTGCCCCGGATGGCGGCGGGCGACATCCGCGGCGCCTTCTCGATGTCCGAGCCGGCGCTGGGTTCCGACGTGTCTGCCATCTCCTCGAAGGCGGTGCGGGACGGCGAGGAGTACGTCCTGAACGGCCAGAAGATGTGGCTCACGAACGGCGGTACGTCGTCGCTGGTGGCCGTTCTCGTAAAAAGTGACGAGGGTCACCCCGAGGGGACCGCCGCCCACAAGTCGATGACGACCTTCCTGGTGGAGAAGGAGCCCGGATTCGGTGAGGTCCGCCCCGGCCTGACCATCCCCGGCAAGATCGACAAGATGGGCTACAAGGGCGTCGACACCACCGAGCTCATCATGGACGGCCTGCGCATTCCGGCCGATCGGGTGCTCGGCGGCGTCACCGGGCGAGGTTTTTACCAAATGATGGACGGCGTCGAGGTCGGCCGCGTCAACGTGGCGGCGCGTGGCTGCGGCGTCGCTCAGCGTGCCTTCGAACTCGGCGTCCGGTACGCCCAGCAGCGTCACACTTTCGGCAAGCAGATCGCCCAGCACCAGGCCATTCAGTTCAAGCTCGCGGAGATGGCTACCAAGGTGGAGGCGGCGCATGCGATGATGGTGAACGCTGCACGCAAAAAGGACTCGGGCGAACGAAACGACCTGGAAGCGGGTATGGCCAAGTACCTCGCATCCGAGTACTGCAAAGAGGTCGTGGAGGACGCCTTCCGGATCCACGGCGGGTACGGCTTCTCCAAGGAGTACGAGATCGAGCGCCTCTACCGCGAGGCTCCGATGCTCCTGATCGGTGAAGGCACCGCCGAGATCCAGAAAATGATCATCGGTCGCCGACTGCTCGAAGAGTATCGATTCCAGGGTTAG
- a CDS encoding MaoC family dehydratase, with the protein MQFGRTYEEFEVGAVYKHWPGKTVTEYDDHLFCLLTMNHHPLHMDTNYAEKTTDFGKNVVVGNYIYSLLLGMSVPDVSGKAIANLEIESLRHVAPTFHGDTIYGETTVLDKWPSKSKNDRGIVHVETKGYKQDGTLVCVFRRKVMVPTETYIKERGGEQPGRPELKEQGK; encoded by the coding sequence ATGCAGTTCGGACGGACCTACGAGGAGTTCGAGGTCGGGGCGGTGTACAAGCACTGGCCGGGCAAGACGGTCACGGAGTACGACGACCACCTGTTCTGTCTCCTCACCATGAACCACCACCCCCTGCACATGGACACGAACTACGCCGAGAAGACGACGGACTTCGGCAAGAACGTGGTGGTGGGCAACTACATCTACTCGCTCCTGCTCGGCATGTCCGTCCCGGACGTCTCCGGCAAGGCGATCGCCAACCTGGAGATCGAGTCGCTGAGGCACGTGGCGCCGACCTTCCACGGCGACACGATCTACGGCGAGACGACCGTGCTCGACAAGTGGCCGTCCAAGTCGAAGAACGACCGGGGCATCGTCCACGTCGAGACCAAGGGCTACAAGCAGGACGGCACGCTCGTGTGCGTGTTCCGCCGCAAGGTGATGGTGCCGACCGAGACGTACATCAAGGAGCGCGGCGGCGAGCAGCCGGGCCGCCCCGAATTGAAGGAACAGGGGAAGTAG
- a CDS encoding HpcH/HpaI aldolase/citrate lyase family protein gives MTTVNRLRPRRSCLAVPGSNPRFLEKAQGLPADQVFLDLEDACAPLAKPEARHTIVKFLNEGDWTGKTRVVRVNDWTTEWTYRDVVTVVEGAGPNLDCIMLPKVQDAQQVVALDLLLTQIEKTMGFEVGRIGIEAQIENARGLNNVNEIAQASPRVETIIFGPADFMASINMKSLVVGEQPPGYPADAYHYILMKILMAARANNLQAIDGPYLQIRNVDGYREVAQRAAALGFDGKWVLHPGQVEASNEIFSPSQEDYDHAELILDAYDYYTSEAGGKKGSAMLGDEMIDEASRKMALVVSGKGRAAGMKRTSKFEIPEA, from the coding sequence ATGACGACTGTCAACCGCCTTCGCCCCCGCCGTTCCTGTCTGGCGGTGCCCGGAAGCAACCCCCGCTTCCTGGAGAAGGCCCAGGGTCTCCCCGCCGACCAGGTCTTCCTCGACCTGGAGGACGCCTGCGCGCCGCTCGCCAAGCCGGAGGCGCGGCACACCATCGTCAAGTTCCTCAACGAGGGCGACTGGACCGGCAAGACCCGCGTCGTGCGCGTCAACGACTGGACGACCGAGTGGACGTACCGCGACGTCGTGACGGTGGTGGAGGGCGCGGGCCCGAACCTGGACTGCATCATGCTGCCGAAGGTGCAGGACGCCCAGCAGGTGGTGGCCCTCGACCTGCTGCTCACGCAGATCGAGAAGACGATGGGCTTCGAGGTCGGCCGCATCGGCATCGAGGCGCAGATCGAGAACGCGCGGGGCCTGAACAACGTCAACGAGATCGCGCAGGCCTCCCCGCGCGTCGAGACCATCATCTTCGGCCCGGCCGACTTCATGGCGTCCATCAACATGAAGTCGCTCGTGGTGGGCGAGCAGCCCCCCGGCTACCCGGCGGACGCCTACCACTACATCCTGATGAAGATCCTGATGGCCGCCCGCGCCAACAACCTCCAGGCGATCGACGGCCCCTACCTCCAGATCCGCAACGTCGACGGCTACCGCGAGGTCGCGCAGCGCGCCGCCGCCCTCGGCTTCGACGGCAAGTGGGTGCTGCACCCGGGCCAGGTCGAGGCGTCCAACGAGATCTTCTCGCCCTCCCAGGAGGACTACGACCACGCCGAGCTGATCCTGGACGCGTACGACTACTACACGTCCGAGGCGGGCGGCAAGAAGGGCTCCGCGATGCTCGGCGACGAGATGATCGACGAGGCCAGCCGCAAGATGGCCCTGGTCGTCTCCGGCAAGGGAAGGGCCGCCGGCATGAAGCGCACCAGCAAGTTCGAGATCCCGGAGGCGTGA
- a CDS encoding protein meaA — MTDRQKDRPWLMRTYAGHSTAEASNELYRRNLAKGQTGLSVAFDLPTQTGYDSDHILARGEVGRVGVPVAHLGDMRRLFQDIPLDQMNTSMTINATAMWLLALYQVVAEEQGVDITKLQGTTQNDIVKEYLSRGTHVFPPGPSLRLTTDMIAYTVSHIPKWNPINICSYHLQEAGATPVQEIAYAMSTAIAVLDAVRDSGQVPQERMGDVVGRISFFVNAGVRFVEEMCKMRAFGRIWDRVTRERYGIENPKHRRFRYGVQVNSLGLTEAQPENNVQRIVLEMLAVTLSKDARARAVQLPAWNEALGLPRPWDQQWSLRIQQVLAYESDLLEYGDLFEGSTVVEAKVEELVEESLAEMERIEEMGGAMAAVESGYLKSQLVSSHAERRARIESGEEKIIGVNAFEGTEPNPLTADLDTAIQTVDPAVEARVTASLLNWRDTRYQPPFNHPRPCKALEKLKEAAKGTDNLMEATLECARAGVTTGEWAGALREVFGEFRAPTGVSSAPVAVAAEEGSALAGVRRKVELTAKDLGVGKLRFLVGKPGLDGHSNGAEQIAVRARDAGFEVVYQGIRLTPEQIVDAALAEDVHAVGLSILSGSHAQLVPDVLDRLRVAGATDIPVIAGGIIPNGDAEALRAAGVAAVFTPKDFDITGIIGRIVDEIRYANKLDPLEVPA; from the coding sequence ATGACCGATCGTCAGAAGGACCGGCCGTGGCTGATGCGCACCTACGCCGGTCACTCCACGGCCGAGGCGTCCAACGAGCTGTACCGGCGCAACCTCGCCAAGGGCCAGACGGGTCTGTCGGTCGCGTTCGACCTGCCGACCCAGACCGGCTACGACTCCGACCACATCCTCGCCCGCGGCGAGGTGGGCCGGGTCGGCGTGCCGGTGGCGCACCTCGGTGACATGCGCCGGCTGTTCCAGGACATACCCCTGGACCAGATGAACACCTCGATGACCATCAACGCCACGGCCATGTGGCTGCTGGCGCTCTACCAGGTCGTCGCCGAGGAGCAGGGGGTGGACATCACCAAGCTCCAGGGCACCACCCAGAACGACATCGTCAAGGAGTACCTCTCCCGGGGCACGCACGTCTTCCCGCCGGGGCCCTCGCTCCGCCTGACGACGGACATGATCGCCTACACGGTCTCCCACATCCCCAAGTGGAACCCGATCAACATCTGCAGCTACCACCTGCAGGAGGCCGGCGCCACGCCGGTGCAGGAGATCGCGTACGCGATGTCCACCGCGATCGCCGTCCTGGACGCGGTGCGCGACAGCGGCCAGGTGCCGCAGGAGCGCATGGGGGACGTCGTCGGCCGCATCTCCTTCTTCGTGAACGCGGGCGTCCGCTTCGTCGAGGAGATGTGCAAGATGCGCGCCTTCGGCCGCATCTGGGACCGCGTCACCCGCGAGCGGTACGGCATCGAGAACCCCAAGCACCGACGCTTCCGCTACGGCGTCCAGGTCAACTCCCTGGGTCTGACGGAGGCCCAGCCGGAGAACAACGTCCAGCGGATCGTCCTGGAGATGCTGGCGGTCACCCTCTCCAAGGACGCACGCGCGCGTGCCGTGCAGCTGCCGGCCTGGAACGAGGCGCTGGGCCTGCCCCGGCCGTGGGACCAGCAGTGGTCGCTCCGCATCCAGCAGGTGCTGGCGTACGAGAGCGACCTGCTGGAGTACGGCGACCTCTTCGAGGGCTCGACGGTGGTCGAGGCGAAGGTGGAGGAGCTGGTCGAGGAGTCGCTCGCCGAGATGGAGCGCATCGAGGAGATGGGCGGCGCCATGGCCGCCGTCGAGTCCGGCTACCTCAAGTCCCAGCTGGTCTCCTCGCACGCCGAGCGCCGGGCCCGGATCGAGTCGGGCGAGGAGAAGATCATCGGTGTCAACGCCTTCGAGGGCACCGAGCCGAACCCGCTCACCGCCGACCTGGACACCGCGATCCAGACCGTCGACCCGGCGGTCGAGGCACGGGTCACCGCCTCGCTCCTGAACTGGCGGGACACCCGCTACCAGCCGCCCTTCAACCACCCGCGCCCCTGCAAGGCGCTGGAGAAGCTGAAGGAGGCCGCCAAGGGCACCGACAACCTCATGGAGGCCACCCTGGAGTGCGCCCGCGCCGGCGTCACGACCGGCGAGTGGGCCGGAGCGCTGCGCGAGGTCTTCGGCGAGTTCCGGGCACCGACCGGGGTCTCCTCGGCGCCGGTCGCCGTCGCCGCCGAGGAGGGGTCGGCGCTGGCCGGGGTGCGCCGCAAGGTGGAACTGACGGCCAAGGACCTCGGGGTGGGCAAGCTCCGCTTCCTGGTCGGCAAGCCCGGCCTCGACGGCCACTCCAACGGCGCCGAGCAGATCGCGGTGCGGGCCCGCGACGCCGGGTTCGAAGTGGTCTACCAGGGCATCAGGCTGACCCCGGAGCAGATCGTGGACGCCGCCCTGGCCGAGGACGTGCACGCGGTGGGCCTGTCCATCCTCTCCGGGTCGCACGCCCAGCTCGTCCCGGACGTGCTGGACCGCCTCCGTGTGGCCGGTGCCACGGATATACCGGTGATCGCCGGTGGCATCATCCCCAACGGAGATGCCGAAGCGCTGCGGGCCGCCGGAGTGGCCGCGGTCTTCACCCCGAAGGACTTCGACATCACCGGAATCATCGGCCGGATCGTCGACGAGATCCGGTACGCGAACAAGCTCGATCCCCTGGAGGTCCCCGCATGA